In Papaver somniferum cultivar HN1 unplaced genomic scaffold, ASM357369v1 unplaced-scaffold_114, whole genome shotgun sequence, a genomic segment contains:
- the LOC113328920 gene encoding rust resistance kinase Lr10-like isoform X2 encodes MNCSGNLNDFPLYLNTSPCVNKSSSSKFSTYVMVDPLVSEIKNSCTSFLTSWIFDEALYEASKQGNYDTYESTTFGSYSDVHDQMMKGFVLKYGDYEIFTQRKESGFIRFLSSIYDILYPYAVNYGNFIRRGLKYFRFSSHINDDGVSLEYVKVYIFGIIIFPGMILLGRFMLVAPFVLSILIYALRKRNRAMNASIEDFLDIYADQMPIRYSYNDVKKMTNNFKEKLGQGGFGYVYKGALRDNRAVAIKILTSTKGDGQDFINEVATMGKIHHVNVVQLIGFVAERRKQALVYEFMPNGSLEKYIFPREEGKITNLLDWEKTYGIALGIARGIEYLHRGCSMRILHFDIKPHNILLDQNYNPKVSDFGLARSYSMDASIISVTHGARGTLGYMAPELFYRNIGGISYKSDVYSFGMLLMEIAGRRKNLNALAENASQIYFPSWVYKQLKQGEDIQMEDATQEENEIAKKIIIVALWCIQLKPVDRPSMTKVVGMLEGDIRVLQIPDKPFSIADCGGDEDIMLDSLV; translated from the exons ATGAACTGCTCAGGGAATCTAAATGACTTTCCACTTTACTTGAACACTTCACCTTGTGTTAATAAGTCTTCTTCAAGCAAATTTTCAACATATGTCATGGTGGATCCACTGGTTTCAGAAATTAAGAATTCATGCACAAGTTTCCTTACGTCTTGGATTTTTGATGAGGCTCTATATGAAGCTTCCAAGCAAGGGAATTATGATACATATGAATCGACTACCTTTGGTTCTTATTCAGATGTTCATGACCAAATGATGAAAGGCTTCGTACTCAAGTACGGGGACTATGAGATCTTCACCCAAAGAAAAGAATCAG gtttcatccgTTTTCTTA GTTCTATATACGATATTCTGTACCCTTACGCCGTCAACTATGGAA ATTTTATACGGAGAGGTTTGAAATATTTTCGGTTCTCCAGCCACATCAACGATGATGGAG TTTCTCTGGAATATGTCAAAGTATATATTTTCG GAATAATCATCTTTCCAG GAATGATCTTGCTGGGAAGATTCATGCTAGTGGCACCATTCGTTCTTTCAATTTTGATATATGCATTGAGAAAAAGAAACCGTGCCATGAACGCAAGTATCGAAGACTTCTTGGACATCTACGCAGACCAGATGCCTATAAGGTACTCCTACAACGATGTCAAGAAAATGACTAACAATTTCAAGGAAAAATTAGGCCAAGGAGGCTTTGGATATGTATACAAAGGAGCTCTTCGTGATAATCGTGCTGTTGCAATTAAGATTCTTACCTCAACAAAAGGAGACGGGCAAGATTTCATCAATGAAGTAGCTACTATGGGAAAGATACATCATGTGAATGTGGTACAGCTCATCGGATTCGTAGCCGAACGTAGAAAACAAGCTCTTGTTTATGAATTCATGCCCAACGGATCTCTCGAGAAATATATATTTCCTCGGGAAGAAGGAAAAATTACAAACCTTCTCGATTGGGAAAAAACTTATGGAATCGCATTAGGAATAGCTCGTGGGATCGAATATTTACACCGAGGATGTAGTATGCGAATACTACATTTTGACATCAAGCCTCACAATATTCTACTTGACCAGAACTATAATCCGAAAGTTTCAGACTTCGGATTAGCAAGGTCATACTCGATGGATGCCAGTATAATTTCGGTAACACACGGGGCTAGGGGAACTTTAGGATATATGGCCCCAGAATTATTTTATAGAAATATCGGAGGAATCTCCTACAAGTCAGATGTGTATAGTTTCGGCATGTTGTTAATGGAAATAgctggaagaagaaaaaatttgaacGCGTTAGCAGAGAATGCAAGTCAAATATATTTTCCATCATGGGTTTACAAACAATTGAAACAAGGAGAAGATATTCAAATGGAAGATGCTACTCAAGAAGAAAACGAAATAGCAAAGAAAATAATCATAGTTGCTCTATGGTGTATTCAGCTGAAGCCTGTTGATCGTCCCTCCATGACTAAAGTTGTGGGAATGTTAGAAGGAGACATCAGAGTACTGCAGATTCCTGACAAACCGTTTTCAATTGCAGATTGCGGTGGAGATGAAGATATCATGTTAGATTCACTTGTATGA
- the LOC113328920 gene encoding rust resistance kinase Lr10-like isoform X1 translates to MNIILFILYFVILVLIPCTSSSSNITKNNETSLSLSSSSHNFSCGDLQDIHCPFFIHGNSHQCVNQSLIELLCENNRTIATVSSKRFYVMGINYTSQYIRLIDPGLQKDSNCSSMPKNSLHDVFGPADIYFRIGCRPVIYMNCSGNLNDFPLYLNTSPCVNKSSSSKFSTYVMVDPLVSEIKNSCTSFLTSWIFDEALYEASKQGNYDTYESTTFGSYSDVHDQMMKGFVLKYGDYEIFTQRKESGFIRFLSSIYDILYPYAVNYGNFIRRGLKYFRFSSHINDDGVSLEYVKVYIFGIIIFPGMILLGRFMLVAPFVLSILIYALRKRNRAMNASIEDFLDIYADQMPIRYSYNDVKKMTNNFKEKLGQGGFGYVYKGALRDNRAVAIKILTSTKGDGQDFINEVATMGKIHHVNVVQLIGFVAERRKQALVYEFMPNGSLEKYIFPREEGKITNLLDWEKTYGIALGIARGIEYLHRGCSMRILHFDIKPHNILLDQNYNPKVSDFGLARSYSMDASIISVTHGARGTLGYMAPELFYRNIGGISYKSDVYSFGMLLMEIAGRRKNLNALAENASQIYFPSWVYKQLKQGEDIQMEDATQEENEIAKKIIIVALWCIQLKPVDRPSMTKVVGMLEGDIRVLQIPDKPFSIADCGGDEDIMLDSLV, encoded by the exons ATGAATATCATTCTATTTATACTATATTTTGTTATTCTCGTTCTTATTCCTTGCACTAGTAGTTCCTCCAATATCACTAAAAATAATGAAACCAGTTTATCATTATCGTCATCGTCACATAATTTCTCTTGTGGAGATCTGCAAGACATCCATTGCCCTTTCTTCATACACGGGAATTCTCATCAGTGCGTCAATCAATCACTAATTGAACTCTTATGCGAAAATAATAGAACtattgcaactgtttcttcaaaaAGATTTTATGTCATGGGAATAAATTATACAAGCCAATACATTCGATTAATCGATCCAGGTCTTCAAAAAGACTCAAACTGTTCTTCGATGCCTAAAAATTCATTACATGACGTGTTTGGGCCTGCTGATATATATTTTCGTATTGGGTGTAGGCCGGTGATATACATGAACTGCTCAGGGAATCTAAATGACTTTCCACTTTACTTGAACACTTCACCTTGTGTTAATAAGTCTTCTTCAAGCAAATTTTCAACATATGTCATGGTGGATCCACTGGTTTCAGAAATTAAGAATTCATGCACAAGTTTCCTTACGTCTTGGATTTTTGATGAGGCTCTATATGAAGCTTCCAAGCAAGGGAATTATGATACATATGAATCGACTACCTTTGGTTCTTATTCAGATGTTCATGACCAAATGATGAAAGGCTTCGTACTCAAGTACGGGGACTATGAGATCTTCACCCAAAGAAAAGAATCAG gtttcatccgTTTTCTTA GTTCTATATACGATATTCTGTACCCTTACGCCGTCAACTATGGAA ATTTTATACGGAGAGGTTTGAAATATTTTCGGTTCTCCAGCCACATCAACGATGATGGAG TTTCTCTGGAATATGTCAAAGTATATATTTTCG GAATAATCATCTTTCCAG GAATGATCTTGCTGGGAAGATTCATGCTAGTGGCACCATTCGTTCTTTCAATTTTGATATATGCATTGAGAAAAAGAAACCGTGCCATGAACGCAAGTATCGAAGACTTCTTGGACATCTACGCAGACCAGATGCCTATAAGGTACTCCTACAACGATGTCAAGAAAATGACTAACAATTTCAAGGAAAAATTAGGCCAAGGAGGCTTTGGATATGTATACAAAGGAGCTCTTCGTGATAATCGTGCTGTTGCAATTAAGATTCTTACCTCAACAAAAGGAGACGGGCAAGATTTCATCAATGAAGTAGCTACTATGGGAAAGATACATCATGTGAATGTGGTACAGCTCATCGGATTCGTAGCCGAACGTAGAAAACAAGCTCTTGTTTATGAATTCATGCCCAACGGATCTCTCGAGAAATATATATTTCCTCGGGAAGAAGGAAAAATTACAAACCTTCTCGATTGGGAAAAAACTTATGGAATCGCATTAGGAATAGCTCGTGGGATCGAATATTTACACCGAGGATGTAGTATGCGAATACTACATTTTGACATCAAGCCTCACAATATTCTACTTGACCAGAACTATAATCCGAAAGTTTCAGACTTCGGATTAGCAAGGTCATACTCGATGGATGCCAGTATAATTTCGGTAACACACGGGGCTAGGGGAACTTTAGGATATATGGCCCCAGAATTATTTTATAGAAATATCGGAGGAATCTCCTACAAGTCAGATGTGTATAGTTTCGGCATGTTGTTAATGGAAATAgctggaagaagaaaaaatttgaacGCGTTAGCAGAGAATGCAAGTCAAATATATTTTCCATCATGGGTTTACAAACAATTGAAACAAGGAGAAGATATTCAAATGGAAGATGCTACTCAAGAAGAAAACGAAATAGCAAAGAAAATAATCATAGTTGCTCTATGGTGTATTCAGCTGAAGCCTGTTGATCGTCCCTCCATGACTAAAGTTGTGGGAATGTTAGAAGGAGACATCAGAGTACTGCAGATTCCTGACAAACCGTTTTCAATTGCAGATTGCGGTGGAGATGAAGATATCATGTTAGATTCACTTGTATGA